One segment of Chthonomonas sp. DNA contains the following:
- a CDS encoding DUF3320 domain-containing protein, translating to MNTYVEALHAPLGAPSKPAETYIGDGRYELGEGVARGISPREAIGRLLELGPEPDTDGRMSFSWMRGWTQDDFETKAELIASLESQIKRIGRPTRHAFAGSRRTYISPDDKRDLARRIEEAFALFDMFRHAIDLLAKRLHLAPAVDLEDVGEFERVVGIIVSAPDTDGVDFGQSHWSNDPEGIKLAALNGELAAAIQSEYKDRVRADAWTADTNGIESGIAPVDERHDSLEELADFLTALDGLDTSLSEVRSLAKQIAELTGVCVPGSFWNQESLAALAKRIASAPSLRGLDVENEKWLTEEGTLREALGLARACHESRSNLEGTISPRAWEIEVGPTLETLEEEGNSAFKRWFGRRYREAASSATSALGLQGKSSHSDLIGLLRAVRAERSARARLTQLRPLLLELFAERWSVDGSSAEELANCLDFLTLLHGDIAKGKVERATAHCLVRQDSLRDLGQIADLLRDAMTASTTAMGEFRAVLKLHDQGAFESDTGDANERLYRLMVDSIEPARARADGLFVATGERITWLERLRRIRAIRQHRTATEEYAKGEGVLAKCVGSERLVQPDWPEMLRVIIWTSALLSRVTSGELPSGILDFFGKGDSPAGLTDQLSELRKLRESYSAVIDAISERAQLEGGGEAFLDQSLDLQDARLRAWQAHVDDLESYFRYNMLSRQVVEGGMEQAARLAESWEPATSRLVSEFRRAWYNGLLGEAMESRPVLQEFDRKTHEEIVESFRALDRQLIELNRTKVALSHWKTVPRGQAVGEMGFLLLQMNRQRGHKAIRAAMKEAPSAIQAIKPVFLMSPMSVAMYLPPEGPAFDVVIFDEASQIKPEDSLGSIVRAKQMIVVGDSRQMPPTSFFDRITVSDEGDPDQEDDAIAQALGEQESILALASARIPEGSSNRRDLRWHYRSRHQDLISTSNRLFYKDRLVIFPHPRRSDSEMGLVFRHVPSTVYGRGGSRRNELEAKVVVEAVVEHVLQSPNLSLGIVAFSKAQQDAIEDQLDLARKTEPALRLFDEQHGLDRLFVKNLETVQGDERDVIYISVGYGRDENGFLAMNFGPLNRDGGERRLNVLITRARIRTVVFSNFRAADMRMEDSKGEGVRAFHTFLAFAESGHLDAMPSILKPEPSYFEDCVFTQLRSRGYDVDQQVGSEHFYIDLAVRNPAEPGKYSIGIECDGRVYHSAKSARDRDRLRQQVLEDRGWTIHRIWSTDWWRHPERELDRCVEAIEASFGFQGVPQSPAYVPPNDMQSDDPLDEGDQSLAQSSGTGVTVPDYAYASLAWPRDRELLETPVWQLAGLVGKVAEIEAPVHFDEVVRRIREAAGKGRAGSQIRPHIEDAVRAAERQGLIKFKKPFVYLPNQNEFAVRSRSQFPAQVKKIDLIAPEEIEQAAAEILRDSIAVDTEQIAKPVANSLGFERVTPEIASHVMNVIQVATRSGRFEESLGRIMLPR from the coding sequence TTGAACACTTATGTCGAAGCCTTACATGCTCCGCTTGGGGCACCCTCAAAGCCAGCTGAGACTTACATTGGCGATGGGAGATATGAGCTCGGCGAGGGCGTAGCAAGAGGGATTTCGCCCCGTGAAGCCATCGGACGCCTGCTTGAACTGGGGCCCGAGCCTGACACTGACGGGCGAATGTCGTTCTCGTGGATGCGTGGTTGGACGCAGGACGACTTCGAGACCAAAGCGGAACTGATTGCGTCGCTCGAATCCCAGATCAAGAGGATTGGACGACCGACGCGCCACGCTTTCGCCGGTTCAAGGCGCACCTACATCTCGCCGGACGACAAGCGTGACCTTGCACGAAGAATAGAAGAGGCTTTCGCTTTGTTTGATATGTTCCGGCATGCAATCGACCTGCTTGCAAAGCGTCTTCACCTTGCACCAGCCGTTGACCTGGAGGACGTTGGCGAGTTTGAGAGGGTTGTCGGCATCATTGTGTCCGCGCCTGACACGGACGGGGTTGATTTCGGTCAGTCACATTGGTCTAACGATCCCGAGGGTATCAAGCTCGCCGCCCTGAATGGCGAACTGGCCGCAGCAATTCAGTCAGAGTACAAAGACAGAGTCAGGGCCGATGCGTGGACTGCCGACACGAACGGCATTGAGAGCGGCATCGCGCCAGTTGATGAGCGGCACGATTCCCTGGAAGAGCTCGCAGACTTTCTAACAGCACTTGATGGTCTCGACACCTCTTTGTCGGAAGTGCGATCTCTCGCGAAACAGATAGCCGAACTAACAGGAGTCTGCGTGCCCGGTTCGTTTTGGAACCAAGAGTCTCTGGCAGCACTCGCCAAGCGAATCGCATCTGCGCCGAGCCTTCGCGGTTTGGACGTCGAGAATGAGAAGTGGCTTACGGAGGAGGGCACTTTACGTGAAGCTTTGGGCCTAGCCAGAGCATGCCATGAATCCCGCTCGAACTTGGAAGGCACAATTTCACCCCGGGCCTGGGAAATCGAGGTTGGGCCCACACTTGAGACCCTTGAGGAGGAAGGCAACTCGGCCTTCAAACGGTGGTTTGGCCGCCGCTATCGCGAAGCCGCGAGCTCGGCGACGAGTGCTCTGGGCCTCCAAGGCAAGTCGTCTCATAGTGACTTGATTGGACTGCTCAGGGCTGTCCGTGCCGAGAGGAGCGCCAGAGCTCGACTGACCCAACTGCGTCCCTTACTCTTAGAGCTATTTGCCGAACGGTGGAGCGTCGATGGGAGTAGTGCCGAGGAACTGGCAAACTGTCTTGACTTCCTCACCTTGCTTCATGGGGACATCGCTAAAGGGAAAGTCGAGAGGGCTACAGCCCACTGCTTGGTCCGCCAGGATTCGTTGCGCGATCTTGGGCAGATTGCCGACCTCCTGCGCGATGCGATGACGGCGAGCACAACTGCGATGGGTGAGTTCCGAGCCGTCCTCAAATTGCATGATCAAGGCGCGTTCGAATCAGATACCGGTGACGCTAACGAAAGGCTCTACCGCCTCATGGTCGACTCTATCGAGCCGGCGAGGGCACGAGCTGATGGACTGTTTGTAGCCACCGGCGAAAGAATCACCTGGCTTGAGCGGTTGCGTCGAATTCGTGCCATCCGCCAGCACAGAACTGCGACCGAGGAGTACGCGAAGGGAGAAGGAGTCCTCGCAAAGTGCGTCGGCTCTGAGAGGCTCGTGCAGCCGGACTGGCCCGAAATGCTCCGAGTGATCATTTGGACAAGTGCCCTTCTAAGCCGCGTAACTTCTGGAGAGTTGCCTTCTGGCATCTTGGATTTCTTCGGCAAAGGGGACAGCCCGGCTGGCCTCACTGACCAACTTTCAGAGCTGCGAAAACTGAGAGAGTCGTATTCCGCAGTCATTGATGCCATTTCTGAACGGGCTCAACTAGAGGGTGGAGGAGAAGCCTTTCTCGATCAATCGCTAGACCTGCAGGACGCGCGACTAAGGGCGTGGCAAGCTCATGTCGATGACTTAGAGAGCTATTTTCGATACAACATGCTGTCAAGGCAGGTTGTCGAGGGCGGCATGGAGCAGGCGGCACGCCTAGCTGAATCATGGGAGCCCGCTACGTCTCGGCTGGTGAGCGAGTTCCGTCGCGCTTGGTACAACGGCTTGCTTGGCGAGGCGATGGAGTCGCGTCCTGTGCTCCAAGAGTTCGACCGCAAAACACATGAGGAAATCGTCGAGTCGTTCCGAGCCTTGGATCGCCAATTGATCGAACTCAACCGCACAAAGGTCGCACTGTCACATTGGAAGACCGTTCCGAGGGGACAAGCTGTTGGAGAAATGGGGTTTCTCTTGCTTCAAATGAACCGCCAGCGTGGCCACAAAGCTATTCGTGCAGCTATGAAGGAAGCACCCTCCGCAATCCAAGCGATCAAGCCAGTATTCCTGATGAGCCCCATGTCTGTCGCCATGTACTTGCCGCCGGAGGGGCCCGCTTTCGACGTGGTCATTTTTGACGAGGCGAGCCAGATCAAGCCGGAGGACTCGCTTGGAAGCATTGTCCGGGCCAAACAAATGATAGTCGTCGGCGACTCAAGACAAATGCCTCCCACGAGCTTCTTTGACAGGATCACGGTGTCGGATGAGGGCGACCCAGATCAGGAAGATGACGCCATAGCCCAGGCACTCGGGGAGCAGGAGAGCATCCTGGCCCTGGCATCCGCGAGAATCCCTGAGGGGTCGTCAAACCGAAGGGATTTGCGCTGGCATTACCGCAGCCGACATCAAGATCTCATTTCGACATCGAACCGCCTGTTCTACAAGGATCGGCTCGTCATCTTTCCCCACCCTCGACGTTCAGACAGCGAAATGGGGCTAGTGTTCCGACATGTTCCGTCGACTGTGTACGGTCGTGGCGGTTCACGAAGAAACGAACTCGAAGCCAAGGTCGTGGTCGAGGCTGTGGTCGAGCACGTCCTGCAGTCGCCGAACTTGTCTCTTGGTATTGTTGCGTTCAGCAAAGCGCAACAGGACGCAATCGAAGACCAGCTTGATCTAGCCAGAAAGACGGAGCCAGCACTTCGGCTCTTCGACGAGCAGCATGGCTTGGACAGGCTCTTCGTCAAGAATCTTGAAACGGTTCAAGGCGACGAGCGCGACGTCATCTACATATCGGTCGGTTATGGCCGGGATGAGAACGGCTTCCTAGCGATGAACTTCGGGCCCTTGAATCGTGACGGGGGCGAGCGAAGACTCAACGTACTCATAACCAGGGCACGAATCCGCACGGTCGTCTTCTCGAACTTCCGCGCCGCCGACATGCGAATGGAGGATTCCAAGGGCGAGGGGGTTCGAGCCTTTCATACCTTCCTTGCCTTCGCGGAGTCAGGACATCTGGATGCGATGCCGTCCATCCTCAAGCCCGAGCCCTCGTACTTTGAAGACTGCGTTTTCACGCAGTTGAGGAGCCGTGGCTACGACGTCGACCAACAGGTGGGGTCGGAGCACTTCTACATCGATCTTGCCGTACGCAATCCTGCGGAGCCAGGTAAGTACTCTATAGGCATCGAATGCGATGGTCGCGTGTACCACTCGGCGAAGTCAGCTCGCGACCGAGACCGACTTCGCCAGCAGGTGCTAGAGGATCGCGGCTGGACAATCCACAGGATTTGGAGCACCGACTGGTGGCGACACCCAGAGCGTGAGCTAGACCGATGCGTCGAGGCAATTGAAGCGTCTTTTGGGTTTCAGGGCGTCCCTCAATCACCCGCGTACGTACCGCCCAACGATATGCAATCGGACGACCCGCTCGACGAAGGCGATCAGTCACTAGCGCAATCCAGCGGCACCGGCGTGACTGTGCCCGACTATGCTTACGCATCGCTGGCTTGGCCGCGTGATCGCGAACTCCTCGAAACGCCCGTCTGGCAACTTGCCGGACTTGTCGGCAAGGTCGCAGAGATCGAGGCACCTGTGCATTTTGACGAGGTGGTACGTCGAATTCGTGAGGCAGCTGGAAAGGGCCGAGCCGGTTCCCAAATCAGGCCGCACATTGAGGATGCGGTGCGCGCTGCAGAGCGACAGGGACTGATCAAATTCAAGAAGCCCTTCGTCTATCTGCCAAACCAGAACGAGTTTGCAGTCCGTAGCCGTTCGCAGTTTCCTGCGCAGGTCAAGAAGATCGACCTAATTGCCCCAGAGGAAATTGAACAAGCAGCAGCTGAGATTCTCCGAGACTCGATTGCTGTTGACACTGAGCAGATCGCCAAGCCCGTGGCAAACAGTCTTGGCTTTGAGCGAGTGACACCGGAAATCGCTTCTCACGTGATGAATGTGATCCAAGTGGCGACAAGGAGTGGTCGGTTCGAGGAGTCGTTAGGGCGGATTATGCTACCGAGATGA
- a CDS encoding DUF4011 domain-containing protein yields the protein MNFRSRTMSSNNPIERVVEVMGEDPAQVFAALVTEQRVMTFQGQPDKQGRLDEEHEEDSEEQFDWPSQAPADQTDEKLNTPLQRARLERHLTKIHRDQREMIEEQGVNALYIALGMLEWYEADHSREKRFAPLVLVPVLLDRTDRGGFKLTWDGAEIGTNLSLVALLKKDFAIDLPVVPSEDIDVAKYADQVSAAVREQKDWKVHTDTIALAFFSFAKFLIFKDLAPGSWPETRKILEHPVLQALFKVTEFEEVEDALTDEDGLDPHRPIGQTNEVFDADSSQTLAILQAQHGKSMVIEGPPGTGKSQTIANLIAEYVAQGKRVLFVSKKEPR from the coding sequence GTGAATTTTCGGAGCCGGACTATGTCGTCGAACAATCCCATCGAGCGTGTGGTTGAAGTCATGGGCGAAGACCCTGCGCAGGTGTTTGCGGCCCTGGTGACGGAGCAGCGCGTGATGACGTTTCAGGGCCAGCCCGACAAGCAGGGTCGCCTCGATGAGGAACATGAAGAAGACTCCGAGGAGCAGTTCGATTGGCCCAGTCAGGCGCCAGCAGACCAAACTGACGAGAAGCTCAACACGCCACTGCAAAGAGCTCGTCTTGAGCGTCACCTGACGAAGATTCACCGCGACCAACGGGAGATGATCGAGGAACAGGGAGTCAACGCGTTGTACATCGCGTTGGGAATGCTGGAATGGTATGAAGCTGACCACTCCCGAGAAAAAAGGTTTGCACCACTTGTTTTGGTTCCTGTTCTGCTTGATAGAACTGATCGGGGCGGTTTCAAATTGACATGGGACGGTGCTGAAATCGGCACAAATCTCTCGCTTGTCGCTTTGCTCAAGAAAGACTTTGCCATTGATCTTCCGGTCGTCCCTAGCGAGGACATCGACGTTGCCAAATACGCAGACCAAGTGTCTGCAGCGGTCCGTGAGCAAAAGGACTGGAAAGTTCACACGGACACCATTGCGCTCGCGTTCTTTAGCTTCGCGAAGTTTCTGATCTTCAAGGATCTGGCCCCTGGGTCATGGCCGGAGACGCGCAAGATTCTGGAACACCCGGTCTTGCAAGCACTGTTCAAAGTGACGGAATTTGAAGAAGTGGAGGACGCGCTCACAGATGAGGACGGCCTCGATCCTCATCGGCCAATCGGCCAGACCAACGAGGTCTTCGACGCAGACTCTTCGCAAACCTTGGCTATCCTGCAAGCCCAGCATGGCAAGTCCATGGTCATCGAAGGCCCGCCCGGCACAGGAAAATCCCAGACAATCGCCAACCTCATCGCCGAATATGTCGCTCAGGGAAAACGAGTGCTATTCGTTTCGAAAAAGGAGCCGCGCTGA
- a CDS encoding helix-turn-helix transcriptional regulator — protein sequence MDSPILMFKALGDPTRARIFEFLCSRCNPVALDDSGDVRPVQGVTVGEVCCHVTGNEQFSSTVSFHIKELRLAGLIHAEKSGKFMVCSLRREAIDMMREYLDRQSEACTAGCSVTSPRISTRGESK from the coding sequence GTGGACTCACCCATCTTGATGTTCAAAGCTCTCGGTGACCCGACTCGGGCTCGCATCTTCGAGTTTCTCTGCTCAAGGTGCAATCCAGTCGCCCTCGATGACAGTGGCGATGTTCGACCCGTCCAAGGAGTTACGGTCGGAGAGGTCTGTTGCCACGTCACTGGAAATGAGCAGTTCAGCTCGACGGTCTCGTTTCACATCAAGGAGCTCCGCTTGGCTGGTCTCATCCACGCCGAGAAGAGCGGCAAGTTTATGGTGTGCTCCCTCAGGCGAGAAGCCATTGACATGATGCGCGAGTATCTCGACCGCCAGTCAGAAGCGTGCACGGCGGGCTGCTCTGTCACGAGTCCACGAATCTCAACCAGAGGCGAAAGCAAATGA
- the arsD gene encoding arsenite efflux transporter metallochaperone ArsD produces MKTLQIYDPAMCCSTGVCGPSVDPKLVKLAADVAFLKSKGISVERFNLGHQPEAFTSNQLVLSAMGAEAENLPLFIVDGEVMAKATYPCRSELASWLGIEAGAASDKPRITLPMASSKCCDFEGEGCC; encoded by the coding sequence ATGAAAACACTTCAAATCTATGACCCCGCCATGTGCTGCTCCACTGGTGTCTGCGGCCCCAGTGTTGACCCAAAGCTTGTGAAGCTGGCCGCCGACGTTGCGTTTTTGAAGAGCAAAGGCATCTCGGTTGAGCGATTCAACCTCGGCCATCAGCCAGAGGCATTCACGTCAAACCAGCTCGTGCTTTCAGCGATGGGCGCAGAAGCCGAGAATCTCCCGCTCTTCATCGTTGATGGCGAAGTGATGGCCAAAGCGACCTATCCGTGCCGCTCTGAACTCGCGTCTTGGCTAGGAATTGAGGCCGGAGCCGCCTCTGACAAGCCGAGAATCACATTGCCGATGGCGTCTTCCAAGTGCTGTGATTTTGAAGGTGAAGGGTGCTGCTGA
- the arsA gene encoding arsenical pump-driving ATPase, whose protein sequence is MWTEGLNTRNLFFTGKGGVGKTSLACATALSLAQSGKKTLIVSTDPASNLDEVFGVRLTSEPTPIHGIEGLFGANLDPEAAASAYREKVVGPYRGKLPDAVIRNMEEQFSGACTTEIAAFDEFVRLMADPVATETFDHLVFDTAPTGHTLRLLSLPSAWSGYLNTTTAEASCLGPLAGLHDQRELYRQAFERLADRTLTTVVLAARPERSSLKEAARTQGELAELGIANLFLLVNAVYRTEVKDDAIAQQYAAVVEDGLSSIPSSLKSIPSTEIPLLPGNVVGVAALRALLSESLQGPSEVRSVSPPECNLSFEQLVHELERTGNGVIMTMGKGGVGKTQVAARIAQELASHGHSVLLTTTDPAGNVLDVAGESCSNLIVERIDPVAEVAKYSESAIQKAAEVMDEDALALLKEDLRSPCTEEIAVFRAFADAVAQGEDRFVVIDTAPTGHTILLMDATESYHREVARTQSDAPESVRWLLPRLRDPEFTKVVLVALPEPTPVHEAQRLEADLRRAGIEPFGWVINRSLLVTGVSEPMLAGKAAKEAGPIQEVLDSCRRVVIEPWTASLGTTPRSLVTPGGKSE, encoded by the coding sequence ATGTGGACAGAAGGTCTCAATACGCGGAATCTCTTCTTCACGGGTAAGGGAGGAGTCGGCAAGACTTCACTTGCCTGCGCTACAGCACTGAGCCTGGCCCAATCCGGCAAGAAGACGCTCATCGTCAGTACGGATCCGGCAAGCAATCTGGACGAAGTTTTCGGAGTCCGCCTCACGTCTGAGCCGACTCCCATCCATGGAATCGAGGGACTCTTTGGAGCGAACCTAGACCCCGAAGCAGCTGCGTCGGCTTATCGCGAAAAGGTGGTTGGACCCTACCGAGGCAAGTTGCCTGACGCCGTCATTCGCAATATGGAAGAGCAGTTCTCGGGAGCGTGCACGACCGAAATCGCGGCTTTTGACGAGTTCGTTCGGCTAATGGCTGACCCTGTCGCCACCGAAACGTTTGACCATCTTGTCTTCGACACTGCGCCTACCGGGCACACTCTCCGGCTCCTCAGTTTGCCGAGTGCCTGGAGCGGTTATCTGAACACGACGACTGCCGAGGCAAGCTGCCTGGGGCCGCTCGCCGGACTTCATGACCAAAGAGAGCTCTACCGGCAAGCGTTTGAGCGATTGGCGGACCGCACGTTGACCACCGTCGTGTTGGCCGCCCGGCCCGAGCGGTCTAGCCTGAAGGAAGCTGCCAGGACACAAGGCGAGCTGGCTGAGCTCGGCATTGCCAACCTGTTTCTCCTCGTCAATGCGGTCTATCGCACAGAGGTCAAGGACGATGCGATTGCTCAGCAATACGCGGCGGTCGTGGAAGATGGACTCTCCTCAATTCCAAGTAGCTTGAAGTCGATTCCGAGCACCGAGATTCCCTTGTTACCCGGCAACGTGGTCGGAGTCGCGGCGCTCAGAGCACTACTCTCCGAATCACTTCAAGGACCCTCTGAGGTCCGCTCTGTCAGCCCACCGGAATGCAATCTGTCTTTTGAGCAGTTGGTCCACGAACTCGAACGAACCGGAAATGGCGTAATCATGACGATGGGCAAGGGTGGCGTCGGTAAGACGCAGGTGGCTGCCCGGATCGCCCAAGAACTCGCGAGTCACGGACATTCCGTTCTTCTTACCACCACGGACCCAGCCGGAAACGTACTGGATGTTGCAGGCGAGTCATGCAGCAATCTGATCGTCGAGCGTATCGACCCGGTCGCCGAAGTCGCGAAGTACAGCGAATCAGCCATTCAGAAGGCAGCCGAGGTCATGGACGAGGACGCCTTGGCCCTGCTGAAAGAGGACCTGCGCTCACCGTGCACCGAAGAGATTGCAGTCTTCAGAGCCTTCGCGGATGCGGTGGCACAGGGCGAAGACCGCTTCGTCGTCATCGACACGGCTCCGACGGGCCACACGATTCTACTCATGGATGCGACCGAGTCATACCATCGCGAGGTGGCAAGAACCCAAAGTGACGCACCCGAGTCCGTTCGCTGGCTTCTTCCACGACTCCGCGACCCTGAATTCACTAAGGTCGTTCTCGTTGCCCTGCCCGAGCCGACACCCGTCCACGAGGCACAGCGCCTAGAGGCGGACTTGAGACGGGCTGGCATCGAACCGTTCGGCTGGGTTATCAACAGGTCCCTCCTTGTCACCGGAGTCTCAGAGCCAATGCTTGCAGGCAAAGCAGCGAAGGAGGCCGGACCCATTCAGGAAGTCTTGGACTCCTGCCGTCGCGTTGTCATCGAACCTTGGACTGCCTCGCTCGGCACTACCCCTCGATCACTTGTGACGCCCGGAGGCAAATCCGAATGA
- a CDS encoding metallophosphoesterase family protein yields the protein MTKLAIFSDIHANLPAMEAVKVSIESGSYDGVYCLGDLGGYASQPNEVQELIQSMGCPTIMGNYDEGVGFNKDDCGCHYTKPFDIEMSNVSFLWTRSNTSDSNKAWLRDLPREIRLDVEGLQVLLCHGSPRSTTEYLFENRSDSFLRQFTPDGVHDAHADVIVFGHTHVPFHRVVDGVNFINSGSVGRPKDGDPRAGYAVVSFDRDCVTVEQVRVKYDVEVAAPRLVEAGLPEYFADYLRFAGVMDSIR from the coding sequence ATGACAAAACTCGCCATCTTCTCCGACATCCACGCCAATCTCCCTGCGATGGAGGCGGTCAAAGTATCGATCGAAAGTGGTTCCTACGATGGAGTCTATTGCCTGGGGGACCTTGGTGGCTATGCCAGTCAACCGAACGAAGTTCAGGAGCTCATCCAGTCTATGGGTTGCCCCACTATCATGGGGAACTACGACGAGGGTGTCGGGTTCAACAAAGATGATTGCGGCTGCCACTACACCAAGCCGTTCGATATCGAGATGAGCAACGTATCGTTCCTCTGGACAAGGTCAAACACTTCAGACTCGAACAAAGCGTGGCTCCGTGATCTACCCCGAGAGATTCGGCTCGACGTAGAGGGATTGCAGGTCCTCCTCTGCCACGGCTCGCCTCGCTCGACCACCGAGTACCTCTTTGAAAACCGTTCTGACAGCTTCCTTCGCCAATTCACACCCGATGGCGTGCACGACGCTCATGCCGATGTCATCGTGTTTGGGCACACTCACGTCCCATTCCACAGAGTCGTGGATGGCGTGAACTTCATCAACTCGGGATCTGTCGGCAGGCCGAAAGATGGAGACCCGAGAGCAGGGTATGCAGTGGTTTCGTTTGATCGAGATTGCGTCACCGTCGAGCAGGTGCGTGTTAAATATGATGTCGAGGTAGCTGCTCCCAGATTGGTCGAAGCGGGTCTACCAGAGTATTTCGCTGACTATCTGCGGTTTGCTGGGGTCATGGATAGCATCAGATAA
- a CDS encoding PEP-CTERM sorting domain-containing protein, whose protein sequence is MLNSRTSLILCSALVSSFAQAFVVGYDDASDPAYSSGWAALSNGGFGFGPWFHSAVSTNGLGNSNTNGSLGGPGINTAGKSWKSQQGVNWNGAMANRNIGSFTVGNLFEIDVDFGDLNVGMQTITVYDTALTDFIQVQSYGGLGFMTIQTFAGTTTTSVPYSDGGFRLGFAYVSATTVDVSITTLATSNTATYSLLYGGVAGSHELSIGGNHPVAFQELYTNRLKMTSPVPEPASLAALGLGLVLLRRRR, encoded by the coding sequence ATGCTCAACTCAAGAACCTCTCTGATTCTGTGCTCGGCACTCGTGTCGAGCTTCGCCCAGGCATTCGTCGTCGGCTACGATGATGCTTCTGATCCTGCCTATAGCTCCGGGTGGGCTGCTTTATCGAACGGCGGGTTCGGGTTCGGGCCTTGGTTCCACTCGGCCGTTTCCACGAACGGGCTTGGCAACTCCAACACCAATGGCTCTCTGGGTGGGCCAGGCATCAATACTGCTGGCAAGTCGTGGAAGAGTCAACAGGGGGTCAACTGGAACGGTGCCATGGCCAATCGTAACATTGGCAGCTTCACCGTCGGCAACTTGTTCGAGATCGATGTTGATTTTGGCGATCTTAACGTTGGCATGCAGACCATTACCGTCTACGATACGGCCCTTACGGACTTCATCCAAGTTCAGTCCTACGGTGGTCTTGGGTTCATGACCATCCAGACTTTCGCAGGAACCACGACGACGAGCGTGCCGTACAGCGACGGAGGTTTCCGCCTCGGCTTCGCGTACGTCTCGGCTACCACGGTCGATGTGAGCATCACGACGTTGGCGACCAGCAACACGGCCACGTACTCCCTGCTTTACGGGGGCGTCGCGGGTTCGCACGAGCTCTCCATCGGCGGAAACCACCCAGTGGCCTTTCAAGAGCTCTATACCAACCGACTCAAAATGACTTCGCCTGTGCCCGAACCGGCATCGCTCGCGGCGCTCGGGCTTGGGTTGGTGCTGCTCCGCCGTCGGAGGTAG